The genomic window ACCCGGGAGACGGTCTTCAGGCTGACTCCGGCGTCGGCGGCGACGTCGATCATCGTGGGCCGACCGGTCTTGCGCATGCGTCTCCTCGTGCTGCCGTGAAGCGACGGCATCCTCCGAGCATAGGGAGTGCGCCCGCCTCGGAACCGGCGACGCGGGGCCCGGTGGCGCGTCCGGGCCCCGCGTCGCGTGATCAGGCCTCGGGGGCGACCAGCGCGCCCGTCTCGTGGGAGGCGATCGCGGCCGCGAACAGGCGGTGGGTGAGCGCCGCCTCGTCGGGGCGCACGCAGCCGAATCCGTCGCCCAGCTCGCCCAAGTATTCGGCGAGGAAGGCCGCCCACATCTGCAGGATGGCGTCGGAGAAGCCCGACTCGAAGTTGGGGCCGGTCACCGTCGGCCAGACGGACTGGCTCCCGGCATCCACGCTCTGCCAGCTCTGCTCGCGGCCGACACCGGGCACGTCGACGAAGGCGAACACCTCGACCTGCTTGGGGTTCTTGGTGCTGAAGCGCACGCCGCCCGACATGCCGATGGCCTCGAACTCCCACGTGTTCTTCTGCCCCGGAGCGATGCGCTTGGTCTCGGTGGTGAGGGGGAAGGGGGCGCCCTCGTGGCGCGACCACGAGTGGATCACGGCGTTGTCCCACGTGTCGCAGGGCTGCGGCGACCCGTCGGGGCCGGGGCGCTCGGTGACGATGTCCTGCAGGATGCCGACGACCTTCTCGGGCGCCCATCCCAGGCGCAGCGGCACGTGCCACGTGTGCATGCCGAGGTCGTTGAGCACGCCGGCGTCGCCGCAGAACTGCTTCTGCCGCTTCCAGTTGAGGGGCTTGTTCACGTCGATGTCGCTGGAGTGCAGGAAGGTGCATTTCGCCTCGACGATGCGGCCGAGACCGCCCGCGCGTACGTAGTCGACGGCCCACTGAGCACCGGGGAAGAACGGCATCTCGCTCGAGACGCGCACGAACGACTGAGGGTTCTCCTCGATCGCGGCCACGACAGCATCGGCGGCGGCGCGGTCGATGCCGAACGGCTTCTCGGCCAGCAGCGCCTTCCCGGCGCGGACGGTGTCGATGTACAGGCGCTCGTGCAGGTCGTGGCGCACGGCGATGTAGACGACGTCGACGCGCGGGTCGGCGAGGAGCTCGTGGTGGTCGGTCGTGGTCAGCTGCACCGTGTCGATGCGCTCGAAGAACTCCAGCGCCGCGGGGTTGATGTCGCAGACGGCGACGAGCTCGGGCTCGGCCGGGTGGTCGATCAGGGCGGGCCAGCGTCGCAGCGCCGCCGCGATCTCGCGGCCCATGAGGCCGCCGCCGATGATGCCGACGCCGATCTTCTTGCCGGTCATGCGCGGTCTCCTTCTGCGGGGGCGCCGATGAGGGCGAGGGCCTCGTCGACCGAGGCGTCGTCGTGCACGACGGCCATGAGCGCGGCCGTGATGCCGGCGGGGTCGTGGTGCTGGATGACGTTGCGTCCGTAGACGATGCCGCGCGCGCCCTGCTCGAGGACGGCCTGCGTACGCTCGAGCAGCGTGCGGTCGTCGACGCGCCCGCCGCCGCGGACCAGCAGCGGGGTGTCGCCGGCGGCCTGGATGACCCGGTGGTACTCGGTGATGTCGTCGGTGGGATCGGCCTTGATGAGGTCGGCGCCGAGCTCGCGCGCCTGGCGGACGAGCGTGATCACCTTGGCGGTGTCGCCGTCGACCCCGTATCCGCCCGAGCCGGGCTTGGTCTGCATGACGAGGGGCTCGATCATGAGCGGCATCCCGTACTTCTCGGCGTCGGTGCGGAGGGCCAGGATCGAGCGGATGCACTGCTCGCGCACCTGCGGCTCGCCGGGGAGGTCGAGGAGGTTGACGCACACGGCCACGGCGTCGAGACGCACGGCGACCTCGATGGCATCCGGAACGTGGATGCTGTGCAGCGGCGTCTCGAGGGGGTCGCCGTAGACGTTGGCGATGTCGGTGCGCAGCACGAGTCCGGGCTTCTGCTTGCCGGGGAACGCCTGCAGCAGCGGGGCCTGGCCGAGGGTCAGCTGCACGGCGTCGGGGCCGGCGTCGACGAGAGTTGCGACGGTCTTCGCCATGTCTTCGATGCCGGTGAGGAAGTTGTACTCGTGGAACGCGCCGTGGTCGACGGCGACGTCGAACGCGCGACCGGATCGGGCGTTGAAGAGGCGATTGAGGCGGGGTTTCGACATGGGGTGTGGGTCTCCGAAGCGTCGTGTCGGGGCGCGGCTCTGCGCTCGACGGTCAGTATGCGGTTCGCAAGACAACGTTGTCAAACATTGATAGCGTGAGCGTCGCAACGGCGAGGAAGGCGGGGCTCATGGGTGAGCTGTACGGACGATCGATCGACGAGGCGCTGCGGCGCTCGGGCTCCGCGGCGCAGGTCGCCGCAGTCGAGGCATCGGTGCGCGGCGATGGGCCGGATGCCGGAACCCGGCGCCTGCGCGTGATCGCGGGCGACCTCGACATCGAGCTGCTGCCCGACCGCGGACTCGACCTCGGGCAGGTGCGGCACCGCGGCGTGCCCCTGGCCTGGGTGTCGCCGACGGGATGGCCGCGCCCCGGCGCCGCGGGGTTCGGGGCGTCGTTCGGCGGGGGACTCGTGACCACCTGCGGTCTGCTGTCGTTCGGCCCGC from Microbacterium testaceum includes these protein-coding regions:
- a CDS encoding Gfo/Idh/MocA family protein, producing the protein MTGKKIGVGIIGGGLMGREIAAALRRWPALIDHPAEPELVAVCDINPAALEFFERIDTVQLTTTDHHELLADPRVDVVYIAVRHDLHERLYIDTVRAGKALLAEKPFGIDRAAADAVVAAIEENPQSFVRVSSEMPFFPGAQWAVDYVRAGGLGRIVEAKCTFLHSSDIDVNKPLNWKRQKQFCGDAGVLNDLGMHTWHVPLRLGWAPEKVVGILQDIVTERPGPDGSPQPCDTWDNAVIHSWSRHEGAPFPLTTETKRIAPGQKNTWEFEAIGMSGGVRFSTKNPKQVEVFAFVDVPGVGREQSWQSVDAGSQSVWPTVTGPNFESGFSDAILQMWAAFLAEYLGELGDGFGCVRPDEAALTHRLFAAAIASHETGALVAPEA
- a CDS encoding class I fructose-bisphosphate aldolase gives rise to the protein MSKPRLNRLFNARSGRAFDVAVDHGAFHEYNFLTGIEDMAKTVATLVDAGPDAVQLTLGQAPLLQAFPGKQKPGLVLRTDIANVYGDPLETPLHSIHVPDAIEVAVRLDAVAVCVNLLDLPGEPQVREQCIRSILALRTDAEKYGMPLMIEPLVMQTKPGSGGYGVDGDTAKVITLVRQARELGADLIKADPTDDITEYHRVIQAAGDTPLLVRGGGRVDDRTLLERTQAVLEQGARGIVYGRNVIQHHDPAGITAALMAVVHDDASVDEALALIGAPAEGDRA